One Actinospica robiniae DSM 44927 genomic region harbors:
- a CDS encoding LacI family DNA-binding transcriptional regulator → MVTLTDVAARAGVSASTVSYVISGKRPISHDTRDRVLQAVADLGYHPHASARALASHRSNVIAMMVPLRTDMYTPILMETALTVATVAHERGRDVLLLTGDEGSGGVRRVAASGLADAVILMDVELDDARIPTLRETTLPSVLIGCPDSPADLTCVDLDFAAAGAACADHLADLGHRRIVLIGADAEVYRRRTGFAARTLGGFLRRSRQRGIAASHHPCDGSFAAAAQLIGRILAEHPDTSGFVVQNESIAGLLPHLLRQRGKAVPEDASVVAICPEQLALQAVPQLTAVAVPAQELGRRAVALALAQLAGLPTSGVSLIPPHLVVRQSSQRPCTALRRTAA, encoded by the coding sequence ATGGTCACCCTCACCGACGTCGCCGCCCGGGCCGGCGTCTCCGCGAGCACGGTCTCTTACGTGATCAGCGGCAAGCGGCCGATCTCCCACGACACCCGCGACCGGGTGCTGCAGGCCGTGGCGGACCTCGGCTACCATCCGCACGCGAGCGCGCGGGCGCTGGCCTCACACCGGTCGAACGTCATCGCGATGATGGTGCCGCTGCGCACCGACATGTACACGCCCATCCTGATGGAGACGGCGTTGACGGTCGCGACCGTCGCGCACGAGCGGGGCCGCGACGTGCTTCTGCTGACCGGTGACGAGGGCAGCGGGGGAGTGCGCCGGGTCGCGGCCAGCGGTCTCGCCGACGCGGTGATCCTCATGGACGTCGAACTCGACGACGCGCGCATCCCGACCCTGCGCGAGACCACGCTGCCCTCGGTGCTGATCGGCTGTCCGGACTCCCCGGCCGACCTCACCTGCGTCGACCTCGATTTCGCGGCGGCGGGCGCGGCCTGCGCCGATCATCTCGCGGACCTCGGCCACCGCCGGATCGTGCTTATCGGCGCGGACGCCGAGGTGTACCGGCGACGCACCGGCTTCGCTGCCCGCACGCTCGGCGGCTTCCTGCGAAGATCCCGGCAACGAGGGATCGCGGCGTCGCATCATCCGTGTGACGGCAGCTTCGCCGCGGCCGCGCAGCTGATCGGCCGCATCCTCGCCGAACACCCCGACACGAGCGGCTTCGTGGTGCAGAACGAAAGCATCGCCGGGTTGTTGCCGCACCTGCTCAGACAGCGCGGCAAAGCTGTGCCCGAAGACGCCTCGGTGGTCGCCATCTGTCCCGAACAGCTCGCGCTGCAAGCAGTGCCGCAGCTGACTGCCGTGGCCGTACCCGCGCAGGAGCTCGGTCGACGCGCTGTCGCACTGGCCCTAGCTCAGCTCGCCGGCCTCCCGACCAGCGGAGTGAGCCTG
- a CDS encoding carbohydrate ABC transporter permease has translation MTLITTSPTRTAGTRPNRVRSRPTRPAWEEKPGLLGRIGKMLSLAVILLLILFPLYCVVITSFSTQGSINVAGGIVVVPHGLTLGAYHEMLSGGVVTRAMVIALAITFAGTAISMAVSVMCAYGLSRQRSYGHRLILMTFIVTMFFGGGLIPTFIVVADVFQGYDQYWALILPSAVSVFNILIIRAFYLNTARDLIDAARIDGAGDWRILWSVVLPTSKAVSAVMALFYGVGYWNSWFNVMLYMPADSGKWPIQYVLYEYVNQGATMPGAAAQQVAGHAQSAPLSLQMAVVVLTLVPIVIVYPFVQKHFAKGALTGAIKG, from the coding sequence ATGACCCTGATCACCACGTCTCCCACGCGCACGGCCGGCACCCGCCCGAACCGTGTACGCAGCCGGCCGACCCGCCCGGCGTGGGAGGAGAAACCAGGCCTGCTCGGCAGGATCGGCAAGATGCTGAGCCTGGCCGTCATCCTGCTGCTGATCCTCTTCCCGCTCTATTGTGTGGTGATCACGAGTTTCTCCACGCAGGGCTCGATCAACGTCGCCGGCGGCATCGTCGTCGTGCCGCACGGTCTGACGCTCGGGGCCTACCACGAGATGCTCAGCGGCGGCGTGGTCACCCGGGCGATGGTCATCGCGCTCGCCATCACCTTCGCGGGCACCGCGATCTCGATGGCGGTCTCGGTCATGTGCGCCTACGGCCTGTCCCGGCAGCGCTCCTACGGCCACCGGCTGATCCTGATGACCTTCATCGTCACCATGTTCTTCGGCGGCGGGCTGATTCCGACCTTCATCGTGGTCGCCGACGTCTTCCAGGGTTACGACCAGTACTGGGCACTGATCCTGCCCAGCGCCGTATCCGTCTTCAACATCCTGATCATCCGGGCGTTCTACCTGAACACGGCCCGGGATCTGATCGACGCGGCGCGCATCGACGGCGCTGGGGACTGGCGGATCCTGTGGTCGGTGGTGTTGCCGACCTCCAAGGCGGTGAGCGCCGTGATGGCCCTGTTCTACGGGGTCGGGTACTGGAACAGCTGGTTCAACGTCATGCTCTACATGCCCGCGGACAGCGGGAAGTGGCCGATCCAGTACGTGCTCTACGAATACGTCAACCAGGGCGCCACCATGCCGGGCGCGGCCGCGCAGCAGGTCGCCGGGCATGCCCAGTCAGCCCCGCTCTCGCTGCAGATGGCGGTGGTCGTGCTCACCCTCGTCCCGATCGTCATCGTCTACCCGTTCGTCCAGAAGCATTTCGCCAAGGGCGCGCTCACCGGCGCGATCAAGGGCTAG
- a CDS encoding ABC transporter permease — MQPRLDWRIRLRRDRTLIIMTLPALALVLAFNYLPMFGTVTAFQYYDYIAGFLHSPWAGWANFQQLFADPNFWHAFANTLVLSFVQLVLYFPIPIALAIMLNSVLSSKARSIVQAVVYLPHFFSWVLVITLFQQMLGGAGVFNHFLTTQGMGPWHIMTDPGTFKYLVTAQAVWKEAGWGVIVFLAAIAAIDPALYEASAADGAGPWRRMWHVTLPGMRGVIVLMLVLRLGSALTVGFEQFLIQRYAVGSGASEVLDTYAYYYGVVANNFGLGAAAGLFKAVVSLLLIFAANKLAHFFGEDGLYRSGS, encoded by the coding sequence GTGCAACCCCGACTCGACTGGCGCATCCGGCTGCGCCGCGACAGAACCCTCATCATCATGACGCTGCCGGCCCTCGCGCTGGTGCTCGCGTTCAACTATCTGCCGATGTTCGGCACGGTCACGGCATTCCAGTACTACGACTACATCGCCGGCTTCCTGCACAGCCCGTGGGCCGGATGGGCCAACTTCCAGCAGCTGTTCGCCGACCCCAACTTCTGGCACGCCTTCGCCAACACCCTCGTGCTCAGCTTCGTGCAGCTCGTGCTCTACTTCCCGATCCCGATCGCCCTCGCGATCATGCTGAATTCCGTGCTCAGCTCCAAAGCCCGCTCGATCGTGCAGGCCGTGGTCTACCTGCCGCACTTCTTCTCCTGGGTGCTGGTCATCACCCTGTTCCAGCAGATGCTCGGCGGCGCGGGCGTGTTCAACCACTTCCTGACCACCCAGGGGATGGGCCCGTGGCACATCATGACGGACCCGGGCACGTTCAAATACCTGGTCACTGCCCAGGCGGTGTGGAAGGAGGCCGGCTGGGGCGTGATCGTGTTCCTCGCCGCGATCGCCGCCATCGACCCCGCGCTCTACGAGGCCTCCGCGGCCGACGGTGCGGGACCCTGGCGCCGCATGTGGCACGTCACCCTCCCCGGCATGCGCGGCGTCATCGTGCTGATGCTGGTCCTTCGCCTCGGCAGCGCGCTCACCGTCGGGTTCGAGCAGTTCCTGATCCAGCGCTACGCCGTCGGTTCCGGTGCCTCGGAAGTACTCGACACCTACGCCTACTACTACGGCGTCGTGGCCAACAACTTCGGCCTCGGCGCGGCGGCCGGCCTGTTCAAGGCGGTCGTCTCCCTCCTGCTCATCTTCGCGGCGAACAAGCTCGCCCACTTCTTCGGCGAGGACGGCCTCTATCGGAGCGGCTCATGA
- a CDS encoding ABC transporter substrate-binding protein, protein MHNGGFGLSRRSLLRNSALGAGAAAVGVPLLAACGSSASASGGVSSKGLKTSLPDYVPLAAGTKPDIPSVTGVNGALTDPGYLNYPTNLVKTVSQVPGSGGSYSAITPLWGSIPTAGNAYYQAIDKALGAHLAVNPANGNTYNNTIPTLVAGNKLPDWIQLPSWWNASLNVGELAAGKFADLTSHLSGSNIRKYPNLAAIPSGGWEAGAWEGKLYGIPSFVTGQAFAGALYFRKDVFDAKGIDPADVKSADDLYQLGAELTAPKANVWAFDVLWLMIQQIYKVPSGGFFVQDGKVHSGFESPQMIPALEFAYKLAKSGYVHPDALANDTSNATQRFYSGKELVQPGGTGGWNVMDAQSGRAANPAYVRGAFPLFASDGSTPTIALGPSTSEISYLNKNLSSSQIEECLRIADYLAAPFGSYEYTLINYGVEGADWSMGAAGPTYTATGQKEANEQTYQFLASPQSVVSNPGYSSITQAYCAWSAAAVKQAYKPTFWNMNVTVPSRYSSVSTAQEVNDIITQVTCGTKAVGDFQAALKTWKSSGGDAMVAWYQTNVYDIYGAGQ, encoded by the coding sequence ATGCACAACGGTGGATTCGGGCTCAGTCGCAGGAGCCTGCTGCGCAATTCCGCACTCGGCGCCGGCGCCGCGGCTGTCGGCGTACCGCTGCTGGCGGCCTGTGGCAGTAGTGCGAGTGCGTCGGGCGGAGTGAGCTCGAAGGGGCTCAAGACCTCGCTGCCCGACTACGTCCCGCTGGCCGCGGGCACGAAGCCTGACATTCCGAGCGTGACCGGCGTCAACGGCGCGCTCACCGATCCGGGCTACCTGAACTACCCGACCAACCTGGTCAAGACCGTCAGCCAGGTCCCCGGATCCGGCGGCTCCTACAGCGCGATCACGCCGCTGTGGGGCTCGATCCCGACCGCGGGAAACGCCTACTACCAGGCGATCGACAAGGCGCTCGGCGCGCACCTGGCGGTGAATCCGGCTAACGGAAACACCTACAACAACACCATTCCGACACTGGTCGCCGGCAACAAACTGCCCGACTGGATCCAGCTGCCCAGCTGGTGGAACGCCTCGCTCAACGTCGGCGAGCTGGCCGCGGGCAAGTTCGCCGATCTGACCTCGCACCTGTCGGGCAGCAACATACGCAAGTACCCGAACCTCGCCGCGATCCCCTCCGGCGGCTGGGAGGCCGGCGCCTGGGAGGGCAAGCTGTACGGTATCCCGTCGTTCGTGACCGGCCAGGCGTTCGCCGGCGCGCTGTACTTCCGCAAGGACGTGTTCGACGCGAAGGGCATCGATCCCGCCGACGTCAAGAGCGCCGACGACCTGTACCAGCTCGGTGCCGAGCTGACCGCGCCCAAGGCGAACGTGTGGGCCTTCGACGTGCTCTGGCTGATGATCCAGCAGATCTACAAGGTCCCGTCCGGCGGGTTCTTCGTGCAGGACGGCAAGGTGCACAGCGGGTTCGAGTCGCCGCAGATGATCCCGGCGCTCGAGTTCGCCTACAAGCTGGCCAAATCCGGCTACGTCCACCCGGACGCGCTGGCCAACGACACGAGCAACGCCACCCAGCGCTTCTACAGCGGGAAGGAACTCGTGCAGCCCGGCGGCACCGGGGGCTGGAACGTGATGGACGCGCAAAGCGGCCGCGCCGCGAACCCCGCCTACGTCCGCGGCGCGTTCCCGCTCTTCGCCTCCGACGGCTCCACGCCGACGATCGCGCTCGGCCCGTCCACGTCCGAGATCAGCTACCTGAACAAGAACCTGTCATCCAGCCAGATCGAGGAATGCCTGCGCATCGCCGACTACCTCGCGGCCCCGTTCGGATCCTACGAGTACACGCTGATCAACTACGGGGTCGAAGGCGCGGACTGGTCGATGGGCGCGGCCGGCCCGACCTACACGGCGACCGGCCAGAAGGAGGCGAACGAGCAGACCTACCAGTTCCTCGCCTCGCCGCAGAGCGTGGTGAGCAACCCGGGCTACTCCTCGATCACCCAGGCCTACTGCGCCTGGTCGGCGGCCGCCGTCAAGCAGGCCTACAAGCCGACCTTCTGGAACATGAACGTCACCGTGCCCTCGCGCTACTCCAGCGTCTCCACCGCGCAGGAGGTCAACGACATCATCACGCAGGTCACCTGCGGCACGAAGGCGGTCGGCGACTTCCAGGCGGCACTCAAGACCTGGAAATCCAGCGGCGGTGACGCGATGGTCGCCTGGTACCAGACGAACGTATACGACATCTACGGCGCCGGACAGTAA
- a CDS encoding glycoside hydrolase family 43 protein, with product MTATFSNPILPGFHPDPSVCRVGEDYYLACSSFEYFPGIPLFHSRDLVHWRQIGNALDRPGQLSLPPTTGSSSGGIYAPTLRHHDGRFWLITTNVSAGGNFLVTATDPAGPWSDPVPLPEVAGIDPDLAWEEDGTCWCTVAGVSQVRIDPYTGRTLGEQGRIWSGTSGSKAPEAPHLYRIGEYWYLMIAEGGTERGHGVSIARAAGPNGPFEPCPANPILTHRGTEHPIQNTGHADLVQGPDGSWWMVLLGVRPGGGTPGWHVLGRETYLAPVSWADGWPVVGELALDQPAPPWPLQPDTSAAEPERDDFDLSEFAPRWISLRSRSEQTSTTKERPGWLTLHAVGDSLDAADVTFIGRRQQHTSCFARTLVDATSGRGGLALRLDEQHHYEIEAGDGQVRVIARIGSLRTTVATQALPASGTATLVVDMAATTQVRDARTGPDTVTFAVEEADGTRTQLAQLDGRYLSTEVAGGFTGRVIGLYAASGVVHFDWFEYGQPPR from the coding sequence GTGACCGCGACGTTCAGCAATCCGATCCTGCCCGGCTTCCATCCCGACCCGAGCGTCTGCCGCGTCGGCGAGGACTACTACCTCGCCTGCTCGAGCTTCGAGTACTTCCCCGGGATCCCGCTGTTCCACAGCCGCGACCTCGTGCACTGGCGGCAGATCGGCAACGCGCTGGACCGGCCCGGCCAGCTGAGCCTTCCCCCCACCACCGGCTCCTCCTCCGGCGGGATCTACGCCCCGACGCTGCGTCACCACGACGGCCGGTTCTGGCTGATCACCACCAACGTCAGCGCCGGCGGCAACTTCCTGGTCACCGCCACCGACCCGGCCGGGCCCTGGTCCGATCCGGTCCCGCTGCCCGAGGTCGCCGGCATCGACCCGGACCTCGCCTGGGAGGAGGACGGCACCTGCTGGTGCACCGTCGCCGGGGTCAGCCAGGTGCGCATCGACCCGTACACCGGCCGGACGCTCGGCGAGCAGGGCCGCATCTGGTCCGGCACGTCCGGAAGCAAGGCGCCGGAAGCCCCCCACCTCTACCGCATCGGCGAATACTGGTACCTGATGATCGCCGAGGGCGGCACCGAACGCGGCCACGGCGTGTCGATCGCCCGCGCCGCCGGGCCGAACGGACCGTTCGAACCCTGCCCGGCCAACCCGATCCTGACCCACCGCGGCACCGAGCACCCGATCCAGAACACGGGCCACGCCGACCTCGTCCAGGGACCGGACGGCTCCTGGTGGATGGTGCTCCTCGGCGTGCGCCCGGGCGGCGGCACGCCCGGCTGGCACGTGCTCGGCCGCGAGACCTACCTCGCTCCGGTCAGCTGGGCCGACGGCTGGCCGGTGGTCGGGGAACTGGCGCTCGATCAGCCCGCGCCGCCGTGGCCGCTGCAGCCGGACACGTCCGCCGCAGAGCCCGAACGGGACGACTTCGACCTGAGCGAGTTCGCGCCGCGTTGGATCTCGCTGCGTTCGAGGTCTGAGCAGACCTCGACCACGAAGGAGCGGCCCGGCTGGCTCACCCTCCACGCCGTCGGCGACTCGCTCGACGCCGCGGACGTGACCTTCATCGGCCGACGCCAGCAGCACACCTCATGCTTCGCGCGCACACTCGTCGACGCGACGAGCGGGCGGGGCGGCCTGGCGCTGCGCCTCGACGAGCAGCACCACTACGAGATCGAGGCGGGCGACGGGCAGGTGCGGGTCATCGCGCGGATCGGGTCGCTGCGCACGACCGTCGCGACCCAGGCCCTACCGGCGTCCGGCACCGCGACCCTCGTCGTCGATATGGCCGCGACCACCCAGGTGCGCGACGCGCGTACCGGACCCGACACCGTGACCTTCGCCGTCGAGGAGGCCGACGGCACGCGCACACAACTGGCCCAGCTCGACGGACGCTATCTCTCGACCGAGGTGGCCGGCGGCTTCACGGGCCGCGTGATCGGCCTGTACGCGGCGAGCGGAGTGGTCCACTTCGACTGGTTCGAGTACGGACAGCCGCCCCGCTGA
- a CDS encoding LacI family DNA-binding transcriptional regulator, giving the protein MADKLPEVPGADGANPHEDGLKPVTIAYIAESAGVSVPTVSKVLNGRAGVSDDTRARIEELISRYGYRKPPNRSNVVELVFRELENMWAVEIIRGVERIARKNRIGVVVSQFGLHDSNGSPLEDTVERRPHAVLSVAQLSEAEREQLAAKGIPFVVFDPAEELPDDVAFVGATNWRGGRSATQHLIDLGHRHVAMIAGPGHAYCRARQAGFTSAMTAAGLDASTVVVAGLTREGGYEAARDLLAGPDRPTAIFASNDLQALGVYQAAREAGLAIPADLSVVGFDDLPVVAWMDPPLTTVHQPLTEMAIAATELALSLGRGEKAPQSGVEIATRLAVRGSTAPPAQSD; this is encoded by the coding sequence GTGGCGGACAAACTGCCTGAGGTACCAGGCGCGGACGGGGCGAACCCGCACGAGGACGGGCTCAAGCCGGTCACCATCGCCTACATCGCGGAGTCGGCGGGCGTGTCCGTCCCCACCGTCTCGAAGGTACTCAACGGGCGGGCGGGTGTCTCCGACGACACCCGCGCCCGGATCGAGGAGCTGATCTCCCGGTACGGCTACCGCAAGCCGCCGAACCGCAGCAACGTCGTCGAGCTCGTCTTCCGCGAGCTGGAGAACATGTGGGCGGTCGAGATCATCCGCGGCGTCGAGCGCATCGCCCGGAAGAACCGGATAGGCGTGGTCGTCTCCCAGTTCGGCCTGCACGACTCGAACGGCTCGCCGCTCGAGGACACGGTCGAGCGCCGTCCGCACGCCGTGCTCTCCGTCGCCCAGCTCTCCGAGGCCGAGCGCGAACAGCTGGCGGCCAAGGGAATCCCCTTCGTCGTGTTCGACCCGGCCGAGGAGCTGCCCGACGACGTCGCGTTCGTCGGGGCGACCAACTGGCGCGGCGGACGCTCGGCCACGCAGCACCTGATCGACCTCGGCCACCGGCACGTCGCCATGATCGCCGGCCCCGGCCACGCCTACTGCCGGGCCCGGCAGGCGGGATTCACCTCCGCCATGACCGCGGCGGGTCTGGACGCGAGCACGGTCGTCGTCGCCGGCCTGACCCGCGAAGGCGGCTACGAGGCGGCCCGCGACCTGCTGGCCGGCCCCGACCGCCCGACCGCGATCTTCGCGTCCAACGACCTGCAGGCGCTCGGCGTCTACCAGGCCGCGCGCGAGGCGGGCCTGGCCATCCCGGCCGACCTGAGCGTCGTCGGCTTCGACGACCTCCCGGTCGTCGCGTGGATGGATCCGCCGCTGACCACGGTGCACCAGCCGCTGACCGAAATGGCCATCGCCGCCACCGAACTCGCGCTCTCCCTCGGCCGCGGCGAAAAAGCCCCCCAATCCGGAGTGGAGATCGCCACCCGCCTCGCGGTCCGCGGCAGCACCGCCCCGCCGGCCCAGTCCGACTGA
- a CDS encoding FtsX-like permease family protein gives MRRWQMLRMTVEQLRRRWIRALAVVAGVLVAVTGFTVLTGSVSTQRAQLNGLVQANSRGAYDLLVRPSGSETALETQRGLVRGNYLSGQYGGITTAQWHQIQQLSGVQVAAPVAMLGYVPIQGTAYVDATAQVDPRLTQQVVKVSNTWVTDRGLTKIPDPGAVYVYVTKNPVVWPQWRDTSNPQDGTEYVYQGRTVSPDTSSCGVSDPSVPVEVLPSGAFTPICAAGGLNEVNARPAAVPTNQYTSSVRTSFSVARLNPDGTFTTDDDFNQLGEIKPTESARLVAPVPWLLSLLVAAIDPQSEDQMVALDHAVTAGSPLTSADKPEVDTTAKVLNSSAQFVSVPLLLSDSGNYDEQLSAAVQTFADQPVVDGAPTSSALSALAKTTATTRTTQSYDANSVYARTVLPSANLDPSYTGVLGNGLETASGLVYLNPRIQSGQTSYSASTSGILSPHADGVADAQKLWPVPGSGLTSVDASAVDNPYAQDYTTRALSEVGNLPSSDDVAGFAVGEYDPAKLRQFSQLSSVALETFQPTTDTGGNTSSTGLLDGRTLGADSNPGGYVATPPQLLTTMAAVPYILDSSDPQQAAPISEVQIRVSGITGVDASSANRLAAVAKEIEDSTGLSVDIVAGSSPTTVTVDLPAGRYGRPALTLSEQWSRKGVAAVLVNVIDDKSMMLFLLVLLVCVLFVADAVAASVRARRTELAILACLGWTGRRLAALILGEAFLLAGAAGLLGAALAKPIGAVTGVHISVLRSLTAIPLALAVAAVAAAVPALRAARSHPGEGLRPHEGSETRRGRAAARRGRGQVRSTRMLAWRWTLRTPGRTAASISALALGIGAVGVLVGIDTAFHASSSGSLLGAAVGVRVRGVDEAAAAITLVLSLLAAADVIYLGAREREAELASLRAAGWTDRDIRSLILWEGAVVAPCAAVLGAILGAAATQLLVHTVPVEVYAALGLLAVLALAITLAACLIPARLAARAPLAQVLVAE, from the coding sequence ATGCGGCGGTGGCAGATGCTGCGGATGACGGTCGAACAGTTGCGGCGTCGCTGGATCCGCGCGTTGGCCGTGGTGGCGGGCGTGCTCGTCGCGGTGACGGGGTTCACCGTCCTCACCGGGTCGGTATCGACGCAGCGCGCCCAGCTGAACGGCTTGGTACAGGCCAACAGCCGCGGCGCCTACGACCTGCTGGTGCGCCCGTCCGGCAGCGAGACGGCGCTCGAGACCCAGCGCGGTTTGGTACGCGGCAACTACCTCTCCGGGCAGTACGGCGGGATCACCACCGCGCAGTGGCACCAGATCCAGCAGCTCTCCGGGGTGCAGGTAGCCGCACCGGTCGCCATGCTCGGCTACGTCCCGATCCAGGGCACCGCGTACGTCGATGCGACCGCCCAGGTGGATCCGCGGCTCACGCAGCAGGTCGTGAAGGTCTCGAACACCTGGGTCACCGACCGCGGGCTGACGAAGATCCCTGATCCGGGCGCGGTATACGTGTACGTCACCAAGAACCCGGTCGTCTGGCCACAGTGGCGGGACACGTCGAACCCGCAGGACGGCACCGAGTACGTCTACCAGGGCCGCACTGTATCGCCGGACACCTCGTCCTGCGGCGTGTCGGATCCGTCCGTCCCGGTAGAGGTATTGCCGAGCGGCGCTTTCACCCCGATCTGCGCGGCCGGCGGCCTGAACGAGGTGAACGCGCGTCCGGCCGCGGTCCCGACGAATCAGTACACGTCGTCGGTGCGCACGTCCTTCTCCGTCGCCCGGCTGAATCCCGACGGCACGTTCACGACCGACGACGACTTCAATCAGCTCGGCGAGATCAAGCCGACCGAGTCGGCACGGCTTGTCGCCCCTGTCCCCTGGCTGCTCTCCCTCCTCGTCGCCGCGATCGATCCGCAGTCAGAAGACCAGATGGTGGCCCTGGACCACGCCGTGACCGCGGGAAGCCCGCTGACGTCCGCCGACAAGCCAGAGGTCGACACGACGGCGAAGGTGCTCAACTCCTCGGCGCAATTCGTCTCCGTGCCGCTACTGCTCTCCGACTCCGGCAATTACGACGAGCAGCTGTCCGCCGCGGTACAGACCTTCGCCGATCAACCAGTCGTCGACGGCGCCCCGACGTCGTCCGCGCTCTCCGCACTCGCGAAGACCACCGCGACCACGCGGACGACGCAGAGCTATGACGCGAACTCCGTCTACGCCAGGACCGTCCTGCCGAGCGCCAACCTCGACCCGTCCTACACCGGCGTGCTCGGCAACGGCCTCGAGACGGCGAGCGGGCTGGTGTATCTCAATCCACGCATCCAGTCCGGCCAAACCTCTTACAGTGCCTCTACATCCGGCATCCTCTCGCCGCACGCCGACGGCGTCGCCGACGCGCAGAAGCTCTGGCCGGTGCCCGGCAGCGGCCTGACATCCGTCGACGCCAGCGCCGTCGACAACCCCTACGCCCAGGACTACACGACCCGTGCGCTCAGCGAGGTGGGCAACCTGCCCAGCAGCGACGACGTGGCCGGCTTCGCAGTGGGCGAATACGACCCGGCGAAGCTGCGGCAGTTCTCCCAGCTGTCGTCAGTCGCGCTGGAGACCTTCCAGCCGACCACCGACACAGGCGGCAACACGAGCAGCACGGGCCTGCTCGACGGCCGCACCCTCGGCGCCGACTCCAACCCGGGCGGCTACGTGGCCACTCCCCCGCAGCTGCTGACGACGATGGCCGCGGTGCCCTACATCCTAGACTCCTCGGACCCGCAGCAGGCGGCGCCGATCTCCGAGGTCCAGATCCGGGTGTCCGGAATCACCGGCGTGGACGCGTCTTCGGCGAACCGGCTGGCCGCGGTGGCCAAGGAGATCGAGGACAGCACCGGTTTGAGCGTCGACATCGTGGCCGGCTCTTCGCCCACGACGGTCACCGTGGACCTGCCGGCCGGCCGCTACGGTCGTCCGGCGCTGACTCTGTCCGAGCAGTGGTCGCGCAAAGGCGTGGCCGCCGTCCTGGTCAACGTGATCGACGACAAGAGCATGATGCTGTTCCTGCTCGTGCTGCTCGTCTGCGTCCTGTTCGTGGCGGACGCAGTCGCCGCCTCGGTGCGCGCTCGTCGGACCGAGCTGGCAATCCTTGCGTGCCTCGGCTGGACCGGGCGCCGCCTCGCCGCGCTGATCCTCGGCGAGGCATTCCTGCTCGCCGGAGCGGCCGGCCTACTCGGCGCCGCCCTGGCCAAGCCGATCGGGGCGGTCACGGGCGTACATATCAGTGTCCTGCGGAGTCTGACCGCGATCCCGCTGGCACTCGCCGTCGCCGCAGTAGCCGCCGCTGTCCCCGCCCTGCGGGCCGCGCGCTCGCATCCGGGCGAAGGCCTGCGCCCGCACGAGGGAAGCGAGACCCGTCGCGGCCGAGCCGCCGCACGCCGCGGCCGGGGCCAGGTGCGCTCCACCCGGATGCTCGCCTGGCGCTGGACCCTGCGCACGCCCGGCCGCACCGCGGCCTCGATCAGCGCGCTGGCGCTGGGGATCGGCGCAGTGGGCGTGCTCGTCGGCATCGACACGGCGTTCCACGCCAGCAGCTCCGGCAGCCTGCTCGGAGCCGCCGTGGGCGTCCGAGTACGCGGCGTAGACGAGGCGGCCGCAGCCATCACCCTCGTTCTGTCGCTGCTCGCAGCAGCCGACGTGATCTACCTCGGCGCCCGAGAGCGCGAGGCCGAACTCGCCTCGCTCCGCGCCGCCGGCTGGACCGACCGAGACATCAGGAGCCTCATTCTCTGGGAGGGCGCCGTCGTAGCCCCTTGCGCCGCCGTGCTCGGCGCGATACTCGGCGCGGCAGCCACCCAACTCCTCGTGCACACAGTCCCCGTCGAGGTCTACGCGGCCCTCGGCCTACTCGCCGTCCTCGCCCTCGCGATAACCCTCGCCGCCTGCTTGATCCCCGCCCGCCTCGCCGCCCGCGCACCCCTCGCCCAGGTGCTGGTAGCCGAGTAG
- a CDS encoding GNAT family N-acetyltransferase produces MSFRFEAPALEGQRVRLEPLDRRHVAALAIAASESQESYEYTEVPFTANEVADYVNQLRGLADAGRLVPYAQIDKASGREVGVTAFWDPRCIEDGRLYAVEVGFTWLAASAQGTGINTEAKYLLFRHAFEEWKVARVDLKTDARNTRSRAAIESVGARLEGVLRKVSRSWAPGEGGMLRDSAIFSIIDTEWPARRRQLESKLDSRRAAWSSSSDQ; encoded by the coding sequence ATGAGTTTCCGATTCGAAGCTCCAGCTCTCGAAGGTCAGCGCGTGCGCCTCGAGCCGCTTGACCGCCGGCATGTGGCGGCGCTGGCCATCGCCGCATCGGAGTCACAGGAGTCGTATGAGTACACGGAGGTCCCATTCACCGCGAACGAGGTCGCCGACTACGTAAACCAACTGCGTGGACTGGCCGACGCTGGTCGGCTTGTTCCCTACGCGCAGATCGACAAGGCGTCCGGCCGGGAGGTGGGTGTCACCGCCTTCTGGGATCCGCGCTGCATCGAGGACGGGCGACTGTATGCGGTCGAAGTCGGTTTCACCTGGCTCGCAGCGTCCGCGCAGGGCACCGGGATCAACACGGAGGCGAAATACCTGCTGTTTCGGCACGCGTTCGAAGAATGGAAGGTGGCGCGGGTGGACCTGAAAACGGACGCCCGCAACACCCGGTCCCGCGCGGCGATCGAGAGCGTCGGCGCCCGACTCGAGGGCGTGCTGCGCAAGGTCTCGCGCTCTTGGGCGCCGGGCGAAGGGGGCATGCTGCGCGACTCTGCGATCTTCTCGATCATTGACACCGAGTGGCCCGCCCGTCGGCGGCAGCTTGAATCGAAGCTCGACTCCCGCCGGGCGGCATGGTCTTCGAGTTCTGATCAGTGA